A single window of Maylandia zebra isolate NMK-2024a linkage group LG2, Mzebra_GT3a, whole genome shotgun sequence DNA harbors:
- the LOC112434772 gene encoding uncharacterized protein LOC112434772 isoform X1, translating into MAFPVQFPTGQNTLDEKRLLKLTPSAYFKSRLFNIDARFAKDTNYLFFSQFVTEIHLANSSMTIQLRKGKTMTKDGRKITSGMLQSKTEVEKLVRNKDAIRFMQPLRGTPAYWQKTTRDLFSMVRQIGTPQFFVTFSAAEMRWPEVIQAIKRQQGEEVDFEALDWSEKCEILRSNPVTTMRMFDKRVEALFRDLLFSPAQPLGEIIDYFYRVEFQHRGSPHIHMLLWIREKVEADVDDDQTVCDFVDRYISAQLPDPEKQPELHKKVTELQKHSKNHTKTCFKSVNSGCRFGFPKPPATRTMIVRQDEDSDTEAAKAKLRPLLNLLKEPEAASLTIEQILSRCNLTMNEYEQCLQDINKKTALILKRDPNECWINNYNPDLLEAWNSNLDVSFILNAYSCIEYLCKYITKKESGLSEYLKTVIDNSDKNTVNECDEMRAVMQAYSKKREISAQECVTRVCGLKMKKCSRSVVFVPTDDNPVKMSRPMSFLESTTHDSCNIWMTSLSDKYKCRPETPEYEEMSLADFAALCRLVSGPNEGKDVLPLLNQLGFVQRRKNDKPAIIRYYHCSQEKDPEQYYGRLLRLYLPHRSEQELKPQCFQTYQSFYNSGFVRLPCSDHSESVKRVVKRNKDKYEKNSEDIESALEEFEQNRDVVIDEWCNLAPESEVVRLQCDENLPERHSDDENEQENVPDYSRQSDAVTEIRAIREQPAVDPAVVRVMYQNLNQKQACVFYAIRDWCIQRVCGLNPDPFFFYINGGAGTGKSHLIKCIHSEASKILSRLPANAEEADISNPTVLLTSFTGTAAFSINGSTLHSLLKLPRSLKPPIQGLGNQLDEVRSELMNAEIIVIDEISMVSKPLFAYVDARLKQIKGTQRPFGGMSVLAVGDFYQLPPVRQSKPLCVYDPEQIDLWQEHFQMITLTEIMRQKDDVAFAEMLNRIRVKEKTDELSQCDRDLLSQAVTAPEECPTEVLHIYATNKNVESHNTDTLKKLHSNIIIINADDFQKDKCTGRMERRDKPFTGGRNDLPDTLNVAEGARVMLTRNLDTLNGLVNGAFGILVKVVRSENDGHIIKLGLRMDNRQPMRHNRSANAASDDLVYIERAEESLKFKGAVRRQFPVKLAFACTIHKTQGLTTQTAVVSMKNIFEPGMAYVALSRVTSLSGLYLQDLDEKKIYANPEVTAALQTMRQASVEEMMPLLQVRETASRLDTLTLIHHNTEGLPSHISDIKSHHEMCLADVLCLTESHLQGSFVADSLHLDGYTMFKRNRHVSYTNFPHMASRSVLKVQAPFPALIAVVYRPPDYSLTPFMQNLVSLLDSLEIMDCHPIIVCGDFNENQLQSGRKQILEQFQSRGYSQLITSGTTDKNTLLDLIFISQPQKCLYSGVLRSYYSYHNPVFCVLSSSQS; encoded by the exons ATGGCATTTCCTGTGCAGTTTCCTACTGGTCAGAATACACTGGATGAAAAGAGACTTCTTAAACTCACACCAAGTGCTTACTTCAAATCAAGGCTTTTCAACATTGATGCAAGATTTGCTAAAGACACAAATTACCTGTTTTTCTCACAGTTTGTCACTGAAATACACTTGGCTAATTCCAGTATGACGATACAGCTAAGGAAAGGTAAAACTATGACCAAAGATGGACGCAAAATCACATCAGGAATGTTACAAAGTAAGACAGAAGTAGAGAAGCTGGTAAGAAATAAAGATGCAATCAGATTTATGCAGCCACTCAGAGGAACTCCAGCTTACTGGCAGAAAACTACCAGAGATCTATTCAGCATGGTTCGCCAAATAGGAACACCTCAGTTCTTTGtcactttctctgctgctgaGATGAGATGGCCTGAAGTGATTCAAGCAATAAAGAGACAGCAAGGTGAAGAGGTTGATTTTGAAGCCCTGGACTGGtcagaaaagtgtgaaattcTAAGATCAAATCCAGTAACCACCATGCGAATGTTTGATAAACGTGTTGAGGCTTTGTTCAGAGATTTGCTTTTTTCTCCTGCACAGCCCCTTGGTGAGATCATTGAttacttttacagagttgagttCCAGCACAGAGGTAGTCCACATATACACATGTTGCTGTGGATTCGAGAAAAGGTAGAAGCAGATGTGGATGACGACCAAACTGTCTGTGACTTTGTTGACAGATACATCTCAGCTCAACTCCCTGATCCAGAAAAACAACCTGAACTGCACAAAAAAGTCACTGAGCTACAAAAGCACAGcaaaaaccacacaaagacATGCTTTAAGAGTGTGAACTCTGGTTGTAGATTTGGGTTTCCCAAACCACCAGCCACAAGAACAATGATTGTGAGACAGGATGAGGATTCAGACACTGAAGCTGCAAAAGCCAAACTCAGACCTTTGTTGAACCTGCTGAAGGAACCTGAAGCTGCTTCCCTCACCATAGAGCAGATTCTGTCACGATGCAACTTGACAATGAATGAGTATGAACAATGCCTCCAAGacataaacaagaaaacagctcTGATTCTGAAACGTGACCCAAATGAGTGTTGGATCAACAATTACAACCCAGACctgcttgaagcctggaacTCTAATTTAGATGTCTCATTCATTTTGAATGCCTATTCATGTATAGAATACCTCTGTAAATATATAACAAAGAAAGAATCTGGCCTCTCTGAATACCTGAAGACAGTTATTGACAACTCTGATAAGAACACCGTCAATGAGTGTGATGAAATGAGAGCTGTGATGCAGGCTTactcaaaaaagagagaaatcagCGCACAGGAGTGTGTGACTCGAGTCTGTGgcctaaaaatgaaaaaatgttccCGCAGTGTTGTATTTGTACCAACAGATGATAACCCAGTAAAAATGAGTCGGCCCATGAGCTTCCTGGAAAGCACAACACATGACAGCTGTAATATTTGGATGACAAGTTTGAGTGATAAATACAAATGCAGACCTGAGACCCCAGAATATGAGGAAATGTCACTGGCTGATTTTGCTGCCTTGTGCAGGTTGGTGAGTGGTCCAAATGAAGGAAAAGATGTGCTTCCTCTTCTAAACCAGCTTGGATTTGTACAAAGGCGAAAGAATGATAAACCAGCTATAATCAGATATTACCACTGTTCACAGGAAAAAGATCCTGAGCAATATTATGGTCGACTGTTGAGACTTTACCTTCCACACAGATCAGAGCAGGAACTGAAACCACAATGTTTCCAAACCTATCAGTCCTTCTACAACTCAGGTTTTGTACGACTTCCATGTTCAGACCACAGTGAGTCTGTGAAAAGGGTtgtgaaaagaaataaagacaagTATGAGAAGAACTCTGAGGATATTGAGAGTGCACTGGAAGAGTTTGAACAAAATAGGGATGTTGTGATTGATGAATGGTGTAATCTTGCTCCTGAATCTGAAGTTGTGAGGCTGCAATGTGATGAGAATCTTCCTGAGAGACATTCTGATGATGAGAACGAACAGGAGAATGTTCCCGACTACAGTCGTCAGTCTGATGCTGTAACAGAGATCAGAGCCATCAGAGAACAACCTGCAGTAGATCCAGCCGTGGTACGTGTAATGTATCAGAATCTgaaccagaagcaggcctgcgTGTTCTATGCCATAAGAGACTGGTGTATTCAGCGAGTTTGTGGTTTGAACCCAGATCCATTTTTCTTCTATATCAATGGTGGTGCAGGAACTGGAAAGTCACATCTGATTAAGTGTATTCATTCTGAAGCATCAAAGATCCTGAGCAGACTGCCTGCTAATGCAGAAGAAGCTGACATATCAAATCCAACTGTTTTACTGACTTCATTTACCGGTACAGCAGCTTTTTCTATCAATGGCTCTACGTTACATTCTCTACTGAAACTACCCAGGAGTCTGAAACCACCCATTCAAGGACTTGGTAACCAACTGGATGAAGTCAGATCTGAGCTGATGAATGCTGAAATTATTGTTATTGATGAGATTTCAATGGTTTCAAAACCCCTTTTTGCTTATGTGGATGCAAGACTGAAACAAATCAAAGGCACTCAGAGACCTTTTGGTGGAATGTCAGTTTTAGCTGTTGGAGATTTTTACCAGCTGCCACCAGTGCGACAGTCTAAACCTCTCTGTGTTTACGATCCAGAACAGATTGACCTATGGCaggaacattttcagatgatcactctAACCGAGATCATgcgtcagaaagatgatgtggcctttgcagagatgctgaacaggattagagtcaaagaaaagacagaTGAGCTTTCTCAGTGCGACAGAGATTTGTTGTCACAGGCTGTGACTGCACCAGAAGAATGTCCAACTGAGGTCTTACACATTTATGCCACCAACAAGAATGTGGAATCCCACAACACAGATACCCTGAAGAAGCTTCATTCAAACATCATAATCATCAATGCAGACGATTTCCAGAAGGATAAATGTACAGGCAGAATGGAACGAAGAGACAAACCATTTACAGGTGGGAGAAATGATTTACCTGACACTCTGAATGTTGCTGAAGGAGCTCGAGTCATGCTGACCAGAAACTTGGACACACTAAACGGTTTGGTCAACGGTGCTTTTGGTATACTGGTAAAGGTGGtgagatctgaaaatgatggacACATAATTAAACTGGGGCTCAGGATGGACAACCGGCAGCCTATGAGACACAACCGCAGTGCTAATGCAGCTTCTGATGATCTGGTTtacattgagagagcagaggagagtctGAAGTTTAAAGGAGCAGTACGCAGACAGTTTCCTGTAAAGCTAGCATTCGCTTGCACAATTCACAAAACTCAGGGTCTTACAACACAGACAGCTGTAGTTTCAATGAAGAACATTTTTGAACCAGGTATGGCTTACGTTGCTCTCAGCAGGGTGACGTCTCTCAGTGGACTCTATTTGCAGGACTTGGATGAGAAAAAGATTTACGCCAATCCCGAGGTAACTGCAGCGCTCCAAACCATGAGACAAGCCAGTGTTGAGGAAATGATGCCTCTTCTTCAGGTCAGAGAAACAGCCAGCAGACTTGACACTCTTACACTGATCCATCACAATACAGAGGGTTTGCCATCTCACATCAGTGACATCAAGAGTCATCATGAAATGTGTttagcagatgttttgtgtctCACTGAGTCTCACCTTCAAGGCTCCTTTGTTGCAGACAGTCTTCATTTGGATGGCTACACCATGTTCAAACGCAACAGACATGtgtcctacacaaactttccTCACATGGCCAGCAGAAGTG TGTTGAAGGTTCAGGCTCCATTCCCTGCACTCATTGCTGTTGTGTACAGACCCCCTGACTACAGTTTGACACCATTCATGCAAAACCTGGTAAGTCTTTTAGATTCACTTGAAATAATGGACTGTCACCCAATCATTGTGTGTGGAGATTTTAATGAGAACCAGTTGCAGAGTGGAAGAAAACAGATTCTGGAGCAGTTTCAGTCGAGAGGGTATTCACAGCTGATCACTTCTGGCACTACAGACAAGAACACCCTGCTTGacctcatttttatttctcagccACAGAAATGTCTATATTCAGGTGTTCTGAGATCATATTACAGTTACCACAACCCTGTGTTTTGTGTCCTGTCCTCGAGCCAATCATGA
- the LOC112434772 gene encoding uncharacterized protein LOC112434772 isoform X4 — MAFPVQFPTGQNTLDEKRLLKLTPSAYFKSRLFNIDARFAKDTNYLFFSQFVTEIHLANSSMTIQLRKGKTMTKDGRKITSGMLQSKTEVEKLVRNKDAIRFMQPLRGTPAYWQKTTRDLFSMVRQIGTPQFFVTFSAAEMRWPEVIQAIKRQQGEEVDFEALDWSEKCEILRSNPVTTMRMFDKRVEALFRDLLFSPAQPLGEIIDYFYRVEFQHRGSPHIHMLLWIREKVEADVDDDQTVCDFVDRYISAQLPDPEKQPELHKKVTELQKHSKNHTKTCFKSVNSGCRFGFPKPPATRTMIVRQDEDSDTEAAKAKLRPLLNLLKEPEAASLTIEQILSRCNLTMNEYEQCLQDINKKTALILKRDPNECWINNYNPDLLEAWNSNLDVSFILNAYSCIEYLCKYITKKESGLSEYLKTVIDNSDKNTVNECDEMRAVMQAYSKKREISAQECVTRVCGLKMKKCSRSVVFVPTDDNPVKMSRPMSFLESTTHDSCNIWMTSLSDKYKCRPETPEYEEMSLADFAALCRLVSGPNEGKDVLPLLNQLGFVQRRKNDKPAIIRYYHCSQEKDPEQYYGRLLRLYLPHRSEQELKPQCFQTYQSFYNSGFVRLPCSDHSESVKRVVKRNKDKYEKNSEDIESALEEFEQNRDVVIDEWCNLAPESEVVRLQCDENLPERHSDDENEQENVPDYSRQSDAVTEIRAIREQPAVDPAVVRVMYQNLNQKQACVFYAIRDWCIQRVCGLNPDPFFFYINGGAGTGKSHLIKCIHSEASKILSRLPANAEEADISNPTVLLTSFTGTAAFSINGSTLHSLLKLPRSLKPPIQGLGNQLDEVRSELMNAEIIVIDEISMVSKPLFAYVDARLKQIKGTQRPFGGMSVLAVGDFYQLPPVRQSKPLCVYDPEQIDLWQEHFQMITLTEIMRQKDDVAFAEMLNRIRVKEKTDELSQCDRDLLSQAVTAPEECPTEVLHIYATNKNVESHNTDTLKKLHSNIIIINADDFQKDKCTGRMERRDKPFTGGRNDLPDTLNVAEGARVMLTRNLDTLNGLVNGAFGILVKVVRSENDGHIIKLGLRMDNRQPMRHNRSANAASDDLVYIERAEESLKFKGAVRRQFPVKLAFACTIHKTQGLTTQTAVVSMKNIFEPGMAYVALSRVTSLSGLYLQDLDEKKIYANPEVTAALQTMRQASVEEMMPLLQTVFIWMATPCSNATDMCPTQTFLTWPAEVC; from the exons ATGGCATTTCCTGTGCAGTTTCCTACTGGTCAGAATACACTGGATGAAAAGAGACTTCTTAAACTCACACCAAGTGCTTACTTCAAATCAAGGCTTTTCAACATTGATGCAAGATTTGCTAAAGACACAAATTACCTGTTTTTCTCACAGTTTGTCACTGAAATACACTTGGCTAATTCCAGTATGACGATACAGCTAAGGAAAGGTAAAACTATGACCAAAGATGGACGCAAAATCACATCAGGAATGTTACAAAGTAAGACAGAAGTAGAGAAGCTGGTAAGAAATAAAGATGCAATCAGATTTATGCAGCCACTCAGAGGAACTCCAGCTTACTGGCAGAAAACTACCAGAGATCTATTCAGCATGGTTCGCCAAATAGGAACACCTCAGTTCTTTGtcactttctctgctgctgaGATGAGATGGCCTGAAGTGATTCAAGCAATAAAGAGACAGCAAGGTGAAGAGGTTGATTTTGAAGCCCTGGACTGGtcagaaaagtgtgaaattcTAAGATCAAATCCAGTAACCACCATGCGAATGTTTGATAAACGTGTTGAGGCTTTGTTCAGAGATTTGCTTTTTTCTCCTGCACAGCCCCTTGGTGAGATCATTGAttacttttacagagttgagttCCAGCACAGAGGTAGTCCACATATACACATGTTGCTGTGGATTCGAGAAAAGGTAGAAGCAGATGTGGATGACGACCAAACTGTCTGTGACTTTGTTGACAGATACATCTCAGCTCAACTCCCTGATCCAGAAAAACAACCTGAACTGCACAAAAAAGTCACTGAGCTACAAAAGCACAGcaaaaaccacacaaagacATGCTTTAAGAGTGTGAACTCTGGTTGTAGATTTGGGTTTCCCAAACCACCAGCCACAAGAACAATGATTGTGAGACAGGATGAGGATTCAGACACTGAAGCTGCAAAAGCCAAACTCAGACCTTTGTTGAACCTGCTGAAGGAACCTGAAGCTGCTTCCCTCACCATAGAGCAGATTCTGTCACGATGCAACTTGACAATGAATGAGTATGAACAATGCCTCCAAGacataaacaagaaaacagctcTGATTCTGAAACGTGACCCAAATGAGTGTTGGATCAACAATTACAACCCAGACctgcttgaagcctggaacTCTAATTTAGATGTCTCATTCATTTTGAATGCCTATTCATGTATAGAATACCTCTGTAAATATATAACAAAGAAAGAATCTGGCCTCTCTGAATACCTGAAGACAGTTATTGACAACTCTGATAAGAACACCGTCAATGAGTGTGATGAAATGAGAGCTGTGATGCAGGCTTactcaaaaaagagagaaatcagCGCACAGGAGTGTGTGACTCGAGTCTGTGgcctaaaaatgaaaaaatgttccCGCAGTGTTGTATTTGTACCAACAGATGATAACCCAGTAAAAATGAGTCGGCCCATGAGCTTCCTGGAAAGCACAACACATGACAGCTGTAATATTTGGATGACAAGTTTGAGTGATAAATACAAATGCAGACCTGAGACCCCAGAATATGAGGAAATGTCACTGGCTGATTTTGCTGCCTTGTGCAGGTTGGTGAGTGGTCCAAATGAAGGAAAAGATGTGCTTCCTCTTCTAAACCAGCTTGGATTTGTACAAAGGCGAAAGAATGATAAACCAGCTATAATCAGATATTACCACTGTTCACAGGAAAAAGATCCTGAGCAATATTATGGTCGACTGTTGAGACTTTACCTTCCACACAGATCAGAGCAGGAACTGAAACCACAATGTTTCCAAACCTATCAGTCCTTCTACAACTCAGGTTTTGTACGACTTCCATGTTCAGACCACAGTGAGTCTGTGAAAAGGGTtgtgaaaagaaataaagacaagTATGAGAAGAACTCTGAGGATATTGAGAGTGCACTGGAAGAGTTTGAACAAAATAGGGATGTTGTGATTGATGAATGGTGTAATCTTGCTCCTGAATCTGAAGTTGTGAGGCTGCAATGTGATGAGAATCTTCCTGAGAGACATTCTGATGATGAGAACGAACAGGAGAATGTTCCCGACTACAGTCGTCAGTCTGATGCTGTAACAGAGATCAGAGCCATCAGAGAACAACCTGCAGTAGATCCAGCCGTGGTACGTGTAATGTATCAGAATCTgaaccagaagcaggcctgcgTGTTCTATGCCATAAGAGACTGGTGTATTCAGCGAGTTTGTGGTTTGAACCCAGATCCATTTTTCTTCTATATCAATGGTGGTGCAGGAACTGGAAAGTCACATCTGATTAAGTGTATTCATTCTGAAGCATCAAAGATCCTGAGCAGACTGCCTGCTAATGCAGAAGAAGCTGACATATCAAATCCAACTGTTTTACTGACTTCATTTACCGGTACAGCAGCTTTTTCTATCAATGGCTCTACGTTACATTCTCTACTGAAACTACCCAGGAGTCTGAAACCACCCATTCAAGGACTTGGTAACCAACTGGATGAAGTCAGATCTGAGCTGATGAATGCTGAAATTATTGTTATTGATGAGATTTCAATGGTTTCAAAACCCCTTTTTGCTTATGTGGATGCAAGACTGAAACAAATCAAAGGCACTCAGAGACCTTTTGGTGGAATGTCAGTTTTAGCTGTTGGAGATTTTTACCAGCTGCCACCAGTGCGACAGTCTAAACCTCTCTGTGTTTACGATCCAGAACAGATTGACCTATGGCaggaacattttcagatgatcactctAACCGAGATCATgcgtcagaaagatgatgtggcctttgcagagatgctgaacaggattagagtcaaagaaaagacagaTGAGCTTTCTCAGTGCGACAGAGATTTGTTGTCACAGGCTGTGACTGCACCAGAAGAATGTCCAACTGAGGTCTTACACATTTATGCCACCAACAAGAATGTGGAATCCCACAACACAGATACCCTGAAGAAGCTTCATTCAAACATCATAATCATCAATGCAGACGATTTCCAGAAGGATAAATGTACAGGCAGAATGGAACGAAGAGACAAACCATTTACAGGTGGGAGAAATGATTTACCTGACACTCTGAATGTTGCTGAAGGAGCTCGAGTCATGCTGACCAGAAACTTGGACACACTAAACGGTTTGGTCAACGGTGCTTTTGGTATACTGGTAAAGGTGGtgagatctgaaaatgatggacACATAATTAAACTGGGGCTCAGGATGGACAACCGGCAGCCTATGAGACACAACCGCAGTGCTAATGCAGCTTCTGATGATCTGGTTtacattgagagagcagaggagagtctGAAGTTTAAAGGAGCAGTACGCAGACAGTTTCCTGTAAAGCTAGCATTCGCTTGCACAATTCACAAAACTCAGGGTCTTACAACACAGACAGCTGTAGTTTCAATGAAGAACATTTTTGAACCAGGTATGGCTTACGTTGCTCTCAGCAGGGTGACGTCTCTCAGTGGACTCTATTTGCAGGACTTGGATGAGAAAAAGATTTACGCCAATCCCGAGGTAACTGCAGCGCTCCAAACCATGAGACAAGCCAGTGTTGAGGAAATGATGCCTCTTCTTCAG ACAGTCTTCATTTGGATGGCTACACCATGTTCAAACGCAACAGACATGtgtcctacacaaactttccTCACATGGCCAGCAGAAGTG TGTTGA